CTTACCAACGTGAATATGGTCAGGCCACCAACGATACCGACGTTAGCGACACTTACAGCTACGAGCTTTGCGCCAAAAGGTTGTTTGCGAGTCTTATGCCTGAAGTAACTGCGCCCCGCGTATGCGCCGAGCCAACCGCCCAAGAAAGCCATGCTGAGTAGGGTGTCTTCACGTATTCGCCACTGACCATTCCGCGAACGCTGTTTGTCGATACCGAACATTGTAAATGCTGTTACATTCAATATGACAAAAATGATCCATATGCAGAACAACCTTGCTTCTGGACTGAAGCCAGTGGCCAATTGTCGAATGTCCGAGAATACAACGTTCATGCTATCGCGCTACACATCTGCCATTACCAATTGGTGACCTCGATCAGGCGATAAAAAGCCGATAA
This genomic stretch from Sphingomonas paeninsulae harbors:
- a CDS encoding DUF1294 domain-containing protein, translated to MNVVFSDIRQLATGFSPEARLFCIWIIFVILNVTAFTMFGIDKQRSRNGQWRIREDTLLSMAFLGGWLGAYAGRSYFRHKTRKQPFGAKLVAVSVANVGIVGGLTIFTLVS